In Oryza brachyantha chromosome 2, ObraRS2, whole genome shotgun sequence, a single window of DNA contains:
- the LOC102718990 gene encoding porphobilinogen deaminase, chloroplastic, producing the protein MAPPPPPLRCAATTAHLSLLGSPTCLARPRRRCPVRAAVAVQAEAQPKVSLIRIGTRGSPLALAQAHETRDKLKAAHSELAEEGAVEIIIIKTTGDMILDKPLADIGGKGLFTKEIDDALLQGRIDIAVHSMKDVPTYLPEGTILPCNLPREDVRDAFICLTANSLAELPAGSVVGSASLRRQSQILYRYPSLKVVNFRGNVQTRLRKLKEGDVHATLLALAGLKRLNMAETATSVLSVEEMLPAVAQGAIGIACRSNDDTMMNYLSSLNHEDTRLAVACEREFLSVLDGNCRTPIAAYASRDKDGNCSFRGLLASPDGSIVYETSRTGPYDFDVMVEMGKDAGHELKAKAGSGFFDSLQ; encoded by the exons atggcgccgccgccgccgccgctgagatgcgccgccaccaccgcgcacctctccctcctcggCTCCCCCACCTgcctcgcgcgcccgcgccggagGTGCCCcgtgcgcgccgccgtcgccgtccaggCCGAGGCGCAGCCCAAGGTCTCGCTCATCCGGATTGGCACCCGCGGGAG TCCTCTTGCACTTGCACAAGCTCATGAAACCCGAGACAAACTGAAGGCCGCACACTCGGAGTTAGCCGAGGAGGGGGCTGTTGAGATTATCATCATTAAGACCACAGGAGACATGATCTTGGACAAACCTCTGGCAGATATTGGAGGAAAGGGTTTATTCACCAAGGAGATTGATGATGCACTTTTGCAGGGAAGAATCGACATTGCTGTTCACTCGATGAAGGATGTTCCAACATATCTACCAGAAGGCACAATATTGCCTTGTAATCTCCCACGAGAAGATGTGAGAGATGCATTCATATGCTTGACTGCAAATTCTCTTGCGGAGCTTCCTGCTGGCAGTGTTGTTGGTAGTGCTTCTTTGCGTAGACAATCTCAGATTCTCTACAGATATCCATCCCTTAAA GTTGTTAACTTCAGAGGAAATGTTCAGACACGCTTAAGGAAACTCAAAGAAGGAGATGTCCATGCTACATTGTTGGCACTAGCTGGACTAAAACGGTTAAACATGGCAGAAACTGCAACATCTGTATTATCAGTGGAAGAAATGCTTCCGGCAGTTGCTCAAGGTGCTATTGGAATAGCTTGCAGAAGCAATGATGACACAATG ATGAATTACTTGTCCTCATTGAACCATGAAGATACCAGATTAGCTGTTGCATGTGAAAGAGAGTTCTTGTCAGTTCTTGATGGCAACTGCCGAACCCCAATTGCGGCATATGCTAGTCGTGACAAGGATGGGAACTGTTCATTCCGAGGGCTATTGGCTTCACCCGATGGGTCTATAG TATATGAGACTTCAAGAACTGGACCTTATGATTTTGATGTCATGGTTGAGATGGGTAAAGATGCTGGCCACGAGCTGAAAGCAAAGGCTGGCTCTGGCTTCTTTGATAGCTTGCAATGA
- the LOC102718713 gene encoding peptidyl-prolyl cis-trans isomerase FKBP17-1, chloroplastic — MVSLSTVAAPAAGVVPPPPSPKTKPVSVAEAHAPTIARRHLLLASAASTLPTATASAAAAAPSFSEIPGSGGVKALELREGSGEVPADGDQVAIHYYGRLAAKQGWRFDSTYDHKDETGDPMPFVFTVGAGKVIPGIEAAVKSMRVGGLRRVIIPPSQGYQNTSQEPIPPNFFDRQRLFTTIFNPTRLANGEGSTLGTLIFDIELISIRQHS, encoded by the exons ATGGTCAGTCTGTCgaccgtcgccgcgccggccgccggcgtcgtgccgccgccgccgtctccgaaAACCAAGCCGGTCTCCGTAGCCGAAGCGCATGCTCCGACCATTGCAAGAAggcacctcctcctcgcctctGCTGCCTCCACGCTCCCCACGGCCActgcctctgccgccgccgcggcccctAGCTTTTCCGAGATccccggctccggcggcgtgAAGGCCCTCGAACTCCGGGAGGGTTCAGGCGAGGTcccggccgacggcgaccaG GTTGCAATCCATTACTACGGCAGATTGGCAGCGAAGCAAGGGTGGCGCTTTGACTCCACCTATGATCACAAGGATGAGACCGGTGATCCGATGCCGTTTGTATTCACCGTGGGGGCTGGAAAA GTTATACCAGGTATTGAAGCAGCAGTGAAGTCCATGAGAGTTGGTGGTCTTCGCCGTGTGATCATTCCACCATCACAGGGATATCAGAACACATCACAAGAACCTATTCCACCTAAT TTCTTTGATCGACAGAGATTATTTACTACTATATTTAACCCAACACGCCTGGCAAATGGTGAGGGTTCCACTCTTGGTACACTCATCTTCGACATCGAGCTAATCAGCATAAGGCAGCATTCATAA
- the LOC102700958 gene encoding ribonuclease H2 subunit C, with protein sequence MEQETAAAAVTAAVDLSPVAADLGRVHLLPCGIRQNGAAAVSDYFKPKDTGVEVEEASFRGRKLQGATIALPDGYQGYILEKTSGGKDMQNLEGEVSNFKSRAKFQNITYWNHDTTPSAEDPLPRCFHLLTVANAVHKPVTAEEMANMSAMQNQSS encoded by the exons ATGGAGCAagagaccgccgccgccgccgtcacggcCGCCGTCGACCTGTCCCCGGTGGCGGCCGACCTCGGCAGGGTGCACCTCCTCCCCTGCGGCATCAGGCAgaatggcgccgccgccgtctcggacTACTTCAAGCCCAAGGACACAG gcgtggaggtggaggaggccaGCTTCCGCGGGAGGAAGCTGCAGGGCGCCACCATCGCGCTCCCGGACGGCTACCAAG GTTATATATTGGAGAAGACGAGTGGAGGAAAGGATATGCAGAACTTGGAGGGGGAGGTTAGCAATTTCAAATCCCGTGCAAAATTCCAAAACATAACATATTGGAATCATGACACCACACCATCAGCAGAGGATCCCCTACCGCGGTGCTTTCATTTGCTAACTGTTGCGAATGct GTGCACAAGCCAGTGACCGCCGAAGAGATGGCCAATATGTCAGCAATGCAGAATCAGAGCAGTTAA
- the LOC102701233 gene encoding uncharacterized protein LOC102701233: MSSLLLRSSAVRRALSAASREHGPSFRRAISAAATASGGGLEAAVARGPTLPYRCRNLTVHSREKMNQPLNVENIDCALDKLFIVCGGIRVLAKERKPVSLFVWWAYGVGPIIVAGAVAKAAKHSGVTQPCDNNRI; the protein is encoded by the exons ATGTCGTCTCTGCTGCTGCGCTCGTCGGCCGTCCGTCGCGCTCTTTCCGCGGCCTCCCGGGAACATGGGCCTTCCTTTCGCCGTGCCATCTCAGCGGCAGCCACCGCGTCCGGAGGAGGGTTGGAAGCTGCCGTCGCCCGCGGTCCAACCCTACCGTACCGGTGCCGCAACCTCACAGTACACAGCAGAGAAAAG ATGAATCAGCCACTTAATGTGGAGAATATAGACTGTGCATTGgacaaattatttattgtgTGTGGGGGCATTAGAGT TCTTGCTAAGGAGAGGAAACCAGTGAGTCTGTTTGTCTGGTGGGCGTATGGGGTTGGTCCTATTATTGTTGCTGGGGCGGTTGCAAAGGCTGCAAAGCACTCTGGAGTGACTCAGCCATGTGATAATAATAG AATATAG